One segment of Desulfurellaceae bacterium DNA contains the following:
- a CDS encoding LLM class flavin-dependent oxidoreductase has protein sequence MSMRFSILSLGDNYANLRSHEQFYHEVLDEAEYAEELGYEGFWVGEHHFQASQRVFPSPQMLLAAISQRTTRLRLGIGVSVLPVNDPVRLAEDMAALDLLSHGRVCFGAGRGYQPHEFAGFHIPMDTAKARFWECLDIIHGLWTQEQFSYTGQYYRCEDTALLPRPIQQPCPPIWVAAASPGSAEEIAKKGYAFCAAPFASSPSPQEIAAQLDRYGQTFRAAGHGQPSDDLPHVFWTHLADTTEQALDEAGAGMKRKLGSSTKVWAKPGSGGDYEAFAKVGQFLATATIEQLDALSIFGDPARCLEKVKTYHAAGIRHLLVMFDWGGMPKDKIFHSMELFAEHVMPHFRDKTAGVSVDAPPVAARAK, from the coding sequence TTCTACCACGAGGTCCTGGACGAGGCCGAGTATGCCGAGGAACTCGGCTACGAGGGGTTCTGGGTCGGCGAGCACCACTTTCAGGCCAGCCAGCGGGTGTTTCCGTCGCCCCAGATGCTGCTGGCCGCCATCTCCCAGCGCACCACACGCCTGCGTCTGGGCATCGGGGTCAGCGTCCTGCCGGTCAACGATCCGGTGCGGCTGGCCGAAGATATGGCCGCCCTGGATCTGCTCAGCCACGGTCGGGTGTGTTTCGGGGCCGGACGGGGCTACCAGCCGCACGAATTTGCCGGCTTTCACATTCCCATGGACACCGCCAAGGCGCGCTTCTGGGAGTGCCTGGATATCATTCACGGGCTGTGGACGCAGGAGCAGTTTTCGTACACCGGTCAGTACTACCGGTGTGAAGACACCGCCCTGCTGCCCCGGCCCATCCAGCAGCCGTGTCCGCCGATCTGGGTGGCGGCGGCCTCGCCCGGCTCTGCCGAAGAGATTGCCAAAAAAGGCTATGCCTTTTGCGCCGCGCCGTTTGCCTCAAGCCCGTCGCCGCAGGAGATTGCGGCTCAGCTCGACCGCTATGGGCAGACCTTCCGGGCGGCCGGCCACGGCCAGCCCAGCGACGACCTGCCGCACGTGTTCTGGACCCACCTGGCCGATACCACCGAGCAGGCTCTGGACGAGGCCGGGGCCGGCATGAAACGCAAGCTCGGCAGCTCAACCAAGGTGTGGGCCAAGCCCGGCAGCGGCGGGGACTACGAGGCGTTCGCCAAGGTCGGCCAATTCCTGGCCACCGCCACCATCGAGCAGCTCGACGCCCTGTCGATTTTTGGCGATCCGGCCCGGTGTCTCGAAAAGGTCAAGACCTACCACGCGGCCGGTATCCGGCACCTGCTGGTCATGTTTGACTGGGGCGGCATGCCCAAGGACAAGATTTTTCACTCCATGGAGCTGTTCGCCGAGCACGTCATGCCCCACTTTCGGGACAAGACGGCCGGCGTCTCGGTGGACGCGCCGCCTGTCGCGGCTCGCGCCAAATGA
- a CDS encoding amidohydrolase, producing MGRTYNVIDSDGHVLEPRNFWREYIDPRYRDRAPELIVDSDGKDRFQVEGKLLGPPAGLGLIGAIGVREKVNGEWRHAPKVAIDLEYTQGRKGGFDPHARMHDMDLDGIDAAFLYPSLGLFAGAIQDPQLAAAASRAYNRWLADYCRPYPDRLFGVAMLPMQSIELAVEEMRYARNELDMRAGFLRPNPYNNKMLGHRDYDVFWAEAQDLDFSVGIHEGTGGMPAVGVDRFASFGAKHMVSHTMEMMLAALSIIWDGVCERFPGVRIGFLESGGGWMAPWLDRMDRHFDDKGLFNDSSLTMRPSEYFQRQCWISYEPVEGNLSHLVDYLGPQKILWATDYPHPDGFFPGAPEQIAEKLPEHQRRAVLAEGAMQFYKLN from the coding sequence ATGGGACGCACCTATAATGTCATTGATTCGGACGGTCATGTTCTGGAACCGCGCAACTTCTGGCGGGAGTATATCGATCCGCGTTACCGCGACCGGGCGCCCGAGCTTATCGTGGACAGCGATGGCAAGGACCGCTTTCAGGTCGAGGGCAAACTGCTCGGCCCGCCGGCCGGACTCGGCCTGATCGGGGCGATTGGCGTGCGCGAAAAGGTCAACGGCGAGTGGCGGCACGCGCCCAAGGTGGCGATTGACCTGGAGTACACCCAGGGCCGCAAGGGCGGCTTCGATCCCCACGCCCGCATGCACGACATGGACCTCGACGGCATTGACGCAGCCTTTCTGTATCCCAGCCTGGGCCTGTTTGCCGGAGCGATCCAGGACCCGCAGCTGGCCGCAGCCGCCAGCCGGGCCTATAACCGCTGGCTGGCCGACTACTGCCGGCCGTACCCGGACCGGCTGTTCGGGGTGGCCATGCTGCCCATGCAGTCGATTGAGCTGGCGGTCGAGGAGATGCGCTACGCCCGCAACGAACTCGACATGCGGGCCGGTTTTCTGCGGCCCAACCCGTATAATAACAAAATGTTAGGCCATCGGGACTACGACGTGTTCTGGGCCGAAGCCCAGGACCTCGACTTCTCGGTCGGCATCCACGAGGGCACGGGCGGCATGCCGGCGGTCGGGGTGGATCGCTTCGCCAGTTTTGGCGCCAAACACATGGTGTCGCATACCATGGAGATGATGCTGGCCGCCCTGTCGATCATCTGGGACGGGGTGTGCGAGCGCTTCCCCGGGGTTCGGATCGGGTTTCTGGAGTCGGGCGGCGGCTGGATGGCGCCCTGGCTCGACCGCATGGACCGTCACTTTGACGACAAGGGCTTGTTCAACGATTCCTCGCTGACGATGCGGCCGAGCGAGTATTTCCAGCGTCAGTGCTGGATTTCCTACGAACCGGTCGAGGGCAACCTGAGCCATCTGGTCGACTATCTCGGTCCGCAGAAGATCCTGTGGGCGACCGACTATCCCCACCCGGACGGCTTCTTCCCCGGCGCGCCCGAACAGATCGCCGAAAAGCTGCCCGAGCACCAGCGACGGGCGGTGCTGGCCGAGGGAGCGATGCAGTTCTATAAGCTGAACTGA
- a CDS encoding amidohydrolase family protein, protein MCKAYNEWAYEYCQEDPQRLFFAALLPMQDPVYAAQEVRRVAAKGCRVGLVRPIDAMGNYPLQPKYEPVWRAMEETGVVYGMHPFPAMGANKPPGYSEQYSGAELIAKTINSSGLPHFFLTNVQNFQAEAALWVTMVLMSGFFDRHPKLRAAVFEASSTWLSFLLDECDKFYKLYRNERQLPPLKRLPSETFFEHCVTGFEGDEAPPSHSGLVLGRVPPRRGRCLAGD, encoded by the coding sequence ATGTGCAAGGCCTACAACGAGTGGGCCTACGAGTATTGCCAGGAGGACCCCCAACGCCTGTTCTTTGCCGCCCTGCTGCCCATGCAGGACCCGGTGTACGCCGCCCAGGAGGTTCGTCGGGTGGCGGCCAAGGGCTGCCGGGTGGGTCTGGTGCGTCCCATAGATGCCATGGGCAACTATCCGTTGCAGCCCAAGTACGAGCCGGTGTGGCGGGCGATGGAGGAGACCGGGGTGGTGTACGGCATGCACCCCTTTCCGGCCATGGGCGCAAACAAACCGCCGGGTTACAGTGAGCAGTACTCGGGTGCCGAGCTGATTGCCAAAACCATCAACTCCTCGGGCCTGCCCCACTTCTTCCTGACCAACGTCCAGAACTTTCAGGCCGAGGCCGCGCTGTGGGTGACCATGGTGCTGATGTCGGGCTTCTTTGACCGCCATCCCAAGCTGCGGGCGGCCGTGTTCGAGGCGTCTTCGACCTGGCTCAGCTTTCTGCTCGACGAGTGCGACAAGTTCTACAAGCTGTACCGCAACGAGCGGCAGCTGCCGCCGCTCAAACGGCTGCCGAGCGAGACCTTTTTCGAGCACTGCGTGACGGGTTTTGAGGGCGACGAGGCGCCGCCGTCGCATTCTGGCCTGGTCCTCGGACGTGTACCACCACGACGGGGACGATGCCTGGCGGGCGATTGA
- a CDS encoding amidohydrolase family protein has protein sequence MTDHKGFAVFDANSHVVEPRAVWESYLEPEYRTLGKSALWREEGRYGSYLKVNGKMFRDPMNPNIPRYAIWRPGMSWEQVGELDPNTRHAMTEGASDPDAMGVDQSLLYPTWFAEGFGLIEDPDVAYALARAYNNWMADFCAAAPERLYAAAMIPLQSMDFACEELHRIATLPCFRGVFLRPMFVEDRYYTHPYYDPFWAEVEQSGLTLAVHPSAGLWNPEWTSHGPFAEKVNGRLNQVSFVRESGGGPFAGGGNGTNFAFVAQQPIGHPIAQILSPWLDNHMFVAATLIGFTVMQRYPNLRIVMAGGKASWMEEVLEKMEASTRTIPLLHHYPVRTDVEEMWEEGRVLLGFDAEERLVQKLPQTFAHKIVWGSRYPQQDTTSAWEAIEQLRQAYVDEPAIARMLGGNAAEQFGIQPVQNTEK, from the coding sequence ATGACCGACCACAAAGGCTTTGCCGTCTTTGACGCCAACTCACACGTTGTCGAGCCGCGGGCGGTGTGGGAGAGCTATCTGGAGCCCGAATACCGGACGCTGGGCAAATCCGCCCTGTGGCGTGAGGAGGGCCGCTACGGCTCCTACCTCAAGGTCAACGGCAAGATGTTCCGCGACCCGATGAACCCCAATATCCCCCGCTACGCCATCTGGCGGCCGGGCATGAGCTGGGAGCAGGTCGGCGAGCTTGACCCCAACACCCGCCACGCCATGACCGAGGGCGCGTCCGACCCGGACGCCATGGGTGTGGATCAGAGCCTGCTGTACCCGACCTGGTTTGCCGAGGGCTTTGGCCTGATTGAAGACCCGGACGTGGCCTACGCCCTGGCCCGGGCCTACAACAACTGGATGGCCGACTTTTGCGCGGCCGCGCCCGAGCGGCTGTATGCCGCAGCCATGATCCCCCTGCAAAGCATGGACTTCGCGTGTGAAGAGCTGCACCGCATCGCCACCCTGCCCTGCTTCCGAGGCGTCTTTCTGCGACCCATGTTTGTCGAGGATCGCTACTACACCCACCCCTACTACGATCCGTTCTGGGCCGAGGTCGAACAGTCCGGGCTGACCCTGGCGGTCCACCCCTCGGCCGGGTTGTGGAACCCCGAGTGGACCTCGCACGGACCGTTTGCCGAGAAGGTCAACGGCCGTCTCAACCAGGTGTCTTTTGTGCGGGAATCCGGCGGCGGTCCGTTTGCCGGCGGCGGCAACGGAACCAACTTTGCCTTTGTCGCCCAGCAGCCGATCGGCCATCCGATCGCCCAGATCCTGTCGCCCTGGCTCGACAACCATATGTTCGTGGCCGCGACCCTGATCGGCTTCACCGTCATGCAGCGCTACCCCAACCTCAGGATCGTCATGGCCGGCGGCAAAGCCTCGTGGATGGAGGAAGTGCTGGAGAAGATGGAAGCCTCGACCCGGACCATTCCCCTGCTCCACCACTACCCGGTGCGGACCGACGTGGAGGAGATGTGGGAAGAAGGCCGGGTGCTGCTCGGCTTTGACGCCGAGGAGCGGCTGGTCCAAAAGCTGCCCCAGACCTTCGCCCATAAGATCGTCTGGGGCTCGCGCTACCCCCAGCAGGACACGACCAGCGCCTGGGAGGCGATTGAGCAGCTCAGGCAGGCGTATGTCGATGAGCCGGCAATCGCCCGGATGCTGGGCGGTAATGCGGCCGAACAGTTCGGGATTCAGCCGGTACAGAATACGGAAAAATGA